TCGCCCAGGGCGTCGAGGTTCCGCCCGGCTCACTCGTCGCGGGGGTGCCCGGCAAGGTCCGTCGCGAACTGAGCGAGCAGGAGATCGACGGCAATCGCACCAACGCCGTGCTCTACCAGCACCTGGTCGACGCCCACCGCTAGCCGTCGTGACCCGTCATCAGCAAACGACGATCGGACGGTTCCCGTTCGCCCGACCCGGGTATCTACCTACGGTGAAAAAGCTGCGAATCCTGGTCACCGGTGCCACCGGCTATGTCGGATCACGGCTGGTCAGCGCCCTTGTCGACGTGGGCGCAGATGTGGTGGTGGCCAGCCGCAGCCCCGACCGGCTCCGTGAATTCGGGTGGTACGACGATGTGACGTCCGTCGCACTCGACGCGCAGCAACCACAGTCGGTGAAACAGGCGCTGGTCGATGCGGGGCCCGTCGACGTCATCTACTACCTGGTGCACGCGATCGGTCAGCCGGATTTCCGCGACACCGACAATCAGGCCGCGACCAACGTCGCCGAGGCCGCCCGGGAGGCCGGGGTTCAGCGCATCGTCTACCTGGGGGGTTTCGTCCCCACCGACGACACCCTCTCCGAGCATCTGGCCGGGCGTGCCGAGGTCGCCGAGGCGTTGAGCGTCCCGGGCGGTCCGGACGTGGTGTGGCTGGGGGCGGCGATCATCATCGGCGCGGGGTCGACGTCCTTCGAGATGCTGCGGTACGTCGGGGATCGGTTCCTGGTGCTGCCGATGCCGAAGTGGGCGGGCAACCCGATCGATCCCATCTCCATCCGGGATGCGCTGCACTATCTGGTCGCCGCCGCCGACACCGAGAAGGTCCCCGCAGGCGCTTACGACATCCACGGCCCGGAGACCACCACCTACGGCGAGCTGCTGCAGAAGTACGCGCGGCTGGCAGGTAGGCGGCGCGCCCCGCTGCCCGTCCGCGGTATCGACACCTCCGTGGTGTCCCACCTCAGCGGCCTGATTCTCCCGGTGCCCGGGGGGCTCGCCGGTGATCTGATCGAATCGCTGGATCACCCGATGACCGCCTCGAAGGACGGTCTGCGGGACATCGTCGCCGATCCGGCAGGCGGGCTCACCGGCATCGACGACGCGATCAGGCGGGCCGTGGCGCCACAACGGCCACGCCCGGTCAACAGGCTGGTCGACGTCCACCACCTCGCCGACACCGATCCGGACTGGGCGGGCGGGGACAACGAACGCATCACCCGCCTGGTTCGCCCCGTCATCCCGCCCATCGCCCGGCCGGCGCTGGCACTGCTCGGCCTGGTCCCCGGACCGGTCGCCGCCGCGGTTCGCACCGGCCTGGACACCCTCGTCAACCTGGTACCGAAAGGGCATTAGGCATGACCGAAACCCACGAGTCGACACCGACCCCCGCGCCGTGCGACGAACGGACCGGCATGTTCCGGGAGGCGCGCAACGTCGTCGCCAGCGTTGCCACCCCGGCCGCGGAGTGGCCCGCGGTGATCCGCCGGCGCCGGATCCTCGTCGCGATCTTCGTGGTCATCGGTTTCGGGCTGCTCGGCTACTCACTGTCGATTCCGCCGGGGGATACCGACTTCTACTGGTTCACAGCCGGATTGGCGGTCTGGTGGACCGCCGGCGCGTTCCTGTCCGGCCCACTTCATCTGGGCCGCATCTGTGTTCGCGGCCGCAACCAGCGGCCGGTGATCACCGGCACCGGGGTCGGGCTGGTTCTGGGCGCTGCGTTCCTGGTCGCCGGGCTGGTGGCCCGTGAGATTCCGCTGATGCGGGAGTACGCCGTTCGCGTACTCGAGCACGCCAACGTCGGCGCGCTGTGGTTGGTGGTCATCATCACCGTGGTCAACGGCCTGGCCGAGGAACTGTTCTTCCGGGGTGCGCTGTACAGCTCGCTGGGCAACCGCTGGAACGGTTGGTGGGCGGTGCTGTGGTCGACGGCGGTGTACGTGGTGGTGACCGGTGTGAGCACCCAGAACTTCATGCTCGCTATCGCGGCGATCGTGCTGGGCACCGTCTGTGCGCTCGAACGCCGCGCGACCGGGGGAGTGCTCGCACCCATGCTCACCCATTTCTTCTGGGGTCTGGTCATGGTGCTCGCACTTCCCCCGATCTTCGGCGTCTAACGCAGCGGGTGCGCCAGTTCGTCGCGGGGCATCCGCGCCGCCGTCACGGCGACAGCCGCCAGCAGCACCGGGGCCACCCCGGCCACCATGAAGATGGTCTCCATCGAGACCACCTTCGACAGCGGGCCCACGACCGCGAACGACACCGGCATGAAGGCCAGCGAGACGAAGAAGTCGAGGCTGGAGACCCGGCCGAGCATCTCGGTGGGCACGCGCCGTTGCAGCAGCGTCCCCCAGATGACCATCCCCGCACCGTCGGTCACGCCGACGACGAACGTTGCGGCGGCCATCGCCGGGAACGATGACGTCGTCCCGACGACGACCAGCGGTATCGACCCCGCACCCCACATCGTCATCATCACGCTCAGGTAGCGCCGCGGCATCCGCATCGACGACACGGTGAGTGCACCCAGTGCGCTGCCCACCCCGAAGAACGCCAGGATGAAGCCGTAGGTGCGCGCGCCGTCTTCGAAACGCTGCTGGGCGATGAACGGCAGCAGCACCTCGATCGGTCCCAGCACCACGAGCACGAACATGCTGGCGAACAACAACGTCGACAGCAGCCACGGGGTGCGGAGCATGAAGCGGAACCCGTCACGCAGGTCGTGCAGCACACGTGACTTCGTCGCCGGTTGCGGCGCAGCGTCCGCCGGTCGCGTCGCCACCAGCAGCAGCAGCAGTCCGAGCCCGAAGAGCACGGCGACGACGACCGCGCCGACCGAGGGCAGCGTCGCGCCGACCACCATGCCGGCCACCGCGGGCCCGACCGACCGCTGGAACACCGGCCGTATGACGCCCTCAACGCCGTTGGCGGCCAACAACTGTTCGGCGGGCAGGATGCGCGGCAGGATCGCGCTGTAGGCGGGGAAGAAGAACGCCGCGGCAACGCCGAGGGTGGCCGCCGCCAGCGCGAGATGCCAAATTTGCAGTGTGCCAAGCACTCCGAGCGCCGCCACGGTGCTGACAGCTAGGAGGTTCACCGCTTCGACGACGATGATGATCGCGCGTTGGCTGAATCGGTCCGCGGCGATTCCGCCGACGAGGACGAATGCGACCAGCCCGGCGCCGAGGCACGTCGCCACCAGGGACAGCGCGGCAGGATCGTTGTCGAGTGCGATGACCTGCAGCGCCATCACGACCGTCCACATCCCTTCGGCGAAGATCGACAGCGAGACCGCTGCCATCAACAGCCGGTACTCGCGGGAGGCGAAGGGGGCGAGCACGCGCCATCGACCGGCGCCATGCGCCGGTTGCTCGAGGCAGGACGTACTCATGCCACGATGGTGGCCGACGGACGGTGCGGCAGTCCAACGATTTTCGTGCTCAGGGCACGTTGCGCTCAGTGATCGGTGAACGATGCCGCGCGGCGCTCCTGGAACGCTCGCGTGCCCTCGCGGAAATCATG
Above is a window of Mycolicibacterium baixiangningiae DNA encoding:
- the tet(V) gene encoding tetracycline efflux MFS transporter Tet(V), encoding MSTSCLEQPAHGAGRWRVLAPFASREYRLLMAAVSLSIFAEGMWTVVMALQVIALDNDPAALSLVATCLGAGLVAFVLVGGIAADRFSQRAIIIVVEAVNLLAVSTVAALGVLGTLQIWHLALAAATLGVAAAFFFPAYSAILPRILPAEQLLAANGVEGVIRPVFQRSVGPAVAGMVVGATLPSVGAVVVAVLFGLGLLLLLVATRPADAAPQPATKSRVLHDLRDGFRFMLRTPWLLSTLLFASMFVLVVLGPIEVLLPFIAQQRFEDGARTYGFILAFFGVGSALGALTVSSMRMPRRYLSVMMTMWGAGSIPLVVVGTTSSFPAMAAATFVVGVTDGAGMVIWGTLLQRRVPTEMLGRVSSLDFFVSLAFMPVSFAVVGPLSKVVSMETIFMVAGVAPVLLAAVAVTAARMPRDELAHPLR
- a CDS encoding CPBP family intramembrane glutamic endopeptidase, which codes for MTETHESTPTPAPCDERTGMFREARNVVASVATPAAEWPAVIRRRRILVAIFVVIGFGLLGYSLSIPPGDTDFYWFTAGLAVWWTAGAFLSGPLHLGRICVRGRNQRPVITGTGVGLVLGAAFLVAGLVAREIPLMREYAVRVLEHANVGALWLVVIITVVNGLAEELFFRGALYSSLGNRWNGWWAVLWSTAVYVVVTGVSTQNFMLAIAAIVLGTVCALERRATGGVLAPMLTHFFWGLVMVLALPPIFGV
- a CDS encoding NAD(P)H-binding protein, with product MKKLRILVTGATGYVGSRLVSALVDVGADVVVASRSPDRLREFGWYDDVTSVALDAQQPQSVKQALVDAGPVDVIYYLVHAIGQPDFRDTDNQAATNVAEAAREAGVQRIVYLGGFVPTDDTLSEHLAGRAEVAEALSVPGGPDVVWLGAAIIIGAGSTSFEMLRYVGDRFLVLPMPKWAGNPIDPISIRDALHYLVAAADTEKVPAGAYDIHGPETTTYGELLQKYARLAGRRRAPLPVRGIDTSVVSHLSGLILPVPGGLAGDLIESLDHPMTASKDGLRDIVADPAGGLTGIDDAIRRAVAPQRPRPVNRLVDVHHLADTDPDWAGGDNERITRLVRPVIPPIARPALALLGLVPGPVAAAVRTGLDTLVNLVPKGH